The genome window AAGCTGGCGATGCCGTGCTGGTCGAGGAGCATGCAGAGGGTGCGGTCGACGACGCGGTCGGGAACGTCGGCGAGGCGCAGGCCAGAGGCGAAGGCGGCGAGCGTCCTAGTGGGCATGGGGCGGTCGGGTCCGTTCGTGGCTCATGGCGCGTAGGGCTGGAGGAACCACTGCGTGGGGATCTCGCGGCCGACGCCGGCCCGCGCCGCCGCCTCCATGAGGGCGGCGCCTACGGCGGCGAACTGGACGGCCGCGCCCATGTTGATGAAGAGCGAGACCTCGTCAGCCGAGGTCCTGCCCCTGGCCCGTCCATCGATGAGCTCGCCGAGGGTGGGCATCTTCGCCCAGTGCGCCCGGTTGTGCCACCAACCGGGCTGGAACTCGTCCTCGTGGACGTCCTCGGCGAAGCCGTCGGCGATGACGGTGTAGGACAGCTTGGGATCGTGGTGGCGCGAGGCGGCCACAGTGGTCGCGGACGCCAGCAGCTCCTCCCCGACCTCCTGCATCGAGATCACGCTCACGTGGGTCCCGGGCGAGAGCCACTCGGCCCGCAGCACCGGGGTCCGCGAGTTCGTCGCGGCGTGCACGATGTCGGCGCCCGCCACCGCCTCCTCGGCCGAGCTCACGGGCCTCACGTCGGCGTCGATGACGGCGTCCAGCCGGCTCGCCAGCTCCTCGCGGTTCCGCGGCGTGGGGCTGAAGACCCGCACCTCGCGCAGGTCGCGCACGCGGTCGAGGGTAAGGACCTGCGCCTCCGCCTGCCAGCCGGCGCCGATGATGCCCGCCACGTGCGACTCCGGCCGCGAGAGGTACTTCGTGCCCAGCGCGGACGTCGCGCCCACGCGCATCCTCTGGACGACGCCGTCCGGCATCAGCGCCTTGGGCTCGCCCGTGTCGGTGTCGAAGAGGATCACGAAGCCGCAGTAGAGGCCGCCCGCGGCGGCCGGGTGCTTCTTGCGCCTGAAGCCGCCGTCCACCTCGGGCCAGTACAGGACGTCGGACTTGACCCTCAGGCTGGCGGTCTTCATCCGCGGCACGGTGCCGCTCTGCACCTCCAGCCCGTGGTAGGCATGGCCTGGCCTGGCGCCCGGGACCTCCGCGTCGGTGAGGCGGGCCAGGACCACCTCCCGGCCCGCCATGTTCACCGCCTGGCCGTGCCCGAGCTGGCCGAAGACGGCCTCGAGCGCGTCGAGGCAGAGCTGCGGCGTGAGGACCTGCTCGATCTCGTCGCTATCCAGCAGCAGCACGAACGCCCGCCTCGCTCAGGTGCGCGTGGCCCGGGCCCGCTCGGCCGCCACGGCGTGGGGCACGATGCCCACGAAGAGGCAGCGCAGCCGTCCGGTCGAGGTGTTGACGAGCTCGTGCTCGCAGCCCTGGCCGAACCAGACGGCCAGGCCCTCGCGGCAGGCGATCTCGTCCCCGTCGGCGGTGAGCGTGCCCTCGCCCTCGAGGATGTAGAAGAGCTCCTCCCTGTCGGGGTGCGCGTGCGCGGCGATCCTGCCGCCGGGCGGCAGCTCCGCGATGCCGAACGAGAACAGCGGCGAGCTCTCGGGGAGGTACTCCCCGAGCGGTAGGTCCCGCCTGGTGCCTATCACCGCCCTGACGGTCGAGATGCCGTCCGGGTACTCGCGTTCCACGGTGTCCTGCCAGGTCGAAACCCGGTACCTCATCCGCGCCTCCCCTCGGTCGTCGGGTCACTCGTCCCCGCCGGTGAGCCTGATGGTCTCTCCCCAGAAGTTGTTGTTGGCCCCGAAGACGAGCGACTCGACGGGGTCGCGCCACGCCCCGACGAACGTCTGGAGCGACAGCGGGATGATGGGGAGGTCCGCCATGATCTGCGCGTGGGCCTGGTGGTACAGCTCCGCCCTGGTGGCGGCGTCGGACACGCCCCTCGCCTGCTCGATGAGGTCGTCCACGCCGTCGTACCCGAAGTAGTTCGACCCGCCCGGCGGCTCAGACGACGAGTGGAACAGGTCCGTGAAGAGCAGGTTCGGGTCGCCGGGGCGGCCGACCGAGGTCACGGTCACGTCGAAGTCGAAGCTGTTGCGGCGGTCGAACGCGGCCGTGGCCTCCATGCCCTCGAGGGTCACCTGGAGGCCGACGTCCTGCCAGCAGGCCGCGACGATCTCCGCCAGGATGCTCTCGGGCACGCGGTTCTGGAACATGATCGTGACGGGGAACCCGTCGGGGTAGCCCGCCTCCGCCAGCAGCTCGCGCGCCCTCTCGGGGTCATAGGGGTAGGTGGGGGCCCCGTCGATGGCGTCGTCGGCGTAGACGACGTCGGTGGGCAGCTCCATGCCCACCAGGGCCTGGTCGATCAGCTCCTTGTCTATCGCGTGGGCGAGCGCCTGGCGCACGAGGACGTCCTGGGTGGGCTCGAAGTTGGGGCTGAAGGCGATGTGCCTCACCGAGTCCGTCATGACCGTCCGCGACGTCTCGATCTCCGGGTCCTCGGCGAGGGCGGCGGCGACCTCGGGGTTCCCGCGCGTCTGGATGATCTGGAACTCGTCGGCGCGGAGGGCCTGGAGGGCCACGGACTCCTCGCCGATGTGCCGGAAGATCAGCGTGTCCACCTCGGGGCGCCCCCTGAAGTAGTCGTCGAAGGCCGTCAGGACCACGTCCCCGGCCTCGGTGAGCTCGACGAACTCGAACGGTCCGGTGCCGATGGGCTGCGTGGCGAACGCCTCCCCGCGTTCCTCGACCGCGGTGCGCGAGACGATGAGGCCCGGACGGTAGGCGATCACGGTCGCCAGGAACGACGCGTCGGGCTCGGCGAGGGTGAGTCGCACCGTGTGGTCGTCGACGGCGGTCAGCTCGGTGACGTTGGCGAGGTCGCTGGCGAACGAGGCCTCCGGGTCGTCCATCTGGCGCTGGAGGCTGAACACGACGTCGTCGGCGGTCAGCTCGCCGTAACCGCCGTGGAACTGCACCCCCTGCCGCAGGTGGAAGGTGTAGGTCCTGCCGTCCTCGGAGACCTCCCAGCTCTCAGCGAGGTCGGGCTCGAGCTCGCGACCGGCCGAGCCCGGCACCCACCGGACCAGCCAGTTGAAGACGTTGGGGTAGACGAACCAATCGGACGTGTAGCGCCAGTAGGCGGGGTCGTAGATGCCGCCGGCCCGGGCGTACTGCAGCCGGGCCACGATCGTCGTGCCGGAGTCCTGCGCGGACCCCGTCACGAACAGTCCCGC of Trueperaceae bacterium contains these proteins:
- a CDS encoding ABC transporter substrate-binding protein, with product MNWRSLSRAALTALLIGSAGLFVTGSAQDSGTTIVARLQYARAGGIYDPAYWRYTSDWFVYPNVFNWLVRWVPGSAGRELEPDLAESWEVSEDGRTYTFHLRQGVQFHGGYGELTADDVVFSLQRQMDDPEASFASDLANVTELTAVDDHTVRLTLAEPDASFLATVIAYRPGLIVSRTAVEERGEAFATQPIGTGPFEFVELTEAGDVVLTAFDDYFRGRPEVDTLIFRHIGEESVALQALRADEFQIIQTRGNPEVAAALAEDPEIETSRTVMTDSVRHIAFSPNFEPTQDVLVRQALAHAIDKELIDQALVGMELPTDVVYADDAIDGAPTYPYDPERARELLAEAGYPDGFPVTIMFQNRVPESILAEIVAACWQDVGLQVTLEGMEATAAFDRRNSFDFDVTVTSVGRPGDPNLLFTDLFHSSSEPPGGSNYFGYDGVDDLIEQARGVSDAATRAELYHQAHAQIMADLPIIPLSLQTFVGAWRDPVESLVFGANNNFWGETIRLTGGDE
- a CDS encoding cupin domain-containing protein: MRYRVSTWQDTVEREYPDGISTVRAVIGTRRDLPLGEYLPESSPLFSFGIAELPPGGRIAAHAHPDREELFYILEGEGTLTADGDEIACREGLAVWFGQGCEHELVNTSTGRLRCLFVGIVPHAVAAERARATRT
- a CDS encoding ornithine cyclodeaminase family protein, translated to MLLLDSDEIEQVLTPQLCLDALEAVFGQLGHGQAVNMAGREVVLARLTDAEVPGARPGHAYHGLEVQSGTVPRMKTASLRVKSDVLYWPEVDGGFRRKKHPAAAGGLYCGFVILFDTDTGEPKALMPDGVVQRMRVGATSALGTKYLSRPESHVAGIIGAGWQAEAQVLTLDRVRDLREVRVFSPTPRNREELASRLDAVIDADVRPVSSAEEAVAGADIVHAATNSRTPVLRAEWLSPGTHVSVISMQEVGEELLASATTVAASRHHDPKLSYTVIADGFAEDVHEDEFQPGWWHNRAHWAKMPTLGELIDGRARGRTSADEVSLFINMGAAVQFAAVGAALMEAAARAGVGREIPTQWFLQPYAP